A stretch of Channa argus isolate prfri chromosome 16, Channa argus male v1.0, whole genome shotgun sequence DNA encodes these proteins:
- the LOC137100961 gene encoding protein unc-79 homolog isoform X7, which yields MSTKAEQFASKIRYLQEYHNRVQHNIYPVPSGTDIANTLKYFSQTLLSILSRTGRKENQEASNLAVPMTMCLFPVPFPLTPSLRPQVSSINPTVTRSLLYSVLRDAPSDRGGQGQQSRDAQLSEYPSLDYQGLYVTLVTLLDLVPLLQHGQHDLGQSIFYTTACLLPFLSDDILSTLPYTMISTLATFPPFLHKDIIEYLSTSFLPMAILGSTRREAGVPAYVNLSASSMLMIAMQYTSNPVYHCQLLECLMKHKQEVWKDLLYVISYGPSQVKPPAVQMLFHYWPNLKPPGAISEYRGLQYTAWNPIHCQHIECHNAINKPAVKMCIDPTLSVALGDKPPPLYICEECSQRIAGDHAEWLVDVLLPQAEISAICQKKNCSSHVRRAVVTCFSAGCCGRHGNRPVRYCKRCHVNHHSSEVGAAAETHLYQTSPPPINTRECGAEELVCTVEAVISLLKEAEIHAEQREFELNRRRQMGLSASHHSLDNIEFDNKEDDQHDQRLLSQFGIWFLVSLCTPNENTPTESLARLVSMVFQWFHSTAYMMDDEVGSLVEKLKPQFVTKWLKTVCEVRFDVMVMCLLPKPAEFARVGGYWDKSCSTVTQLKEGLNRILCLIPYNVISQPLWECFMPEWLEAIRTEVPDHQLKEFREVLSKMFDIELCPLPFSMEEMFGFISCRFSGYPASVQEQALLWLHVLSELDIVVPLQLLIGMFSDGVNSLKELANQRKARVSDLTGNTGTRRVSVVSDPGRRGQHNTLSPFPSPFRSPFRSPLRCSPFKNLGHATGHCALDLDCDDDDMNLGCFILMFDLILKQMELQDDGVMLGLDSSLGKDIVGIINNVFQAPWGGSHTCQKDEKALECSLCQSSILCYQLGCELLERLTPREEIRLVEPTDNLEETLLMPQPGFCFGVENESEEGDNPSGTNTDNPSNHSPDNAPMKNNSDKKFSYQQLPVSLKLIYTILQEMSKFEEPDILFNMLNCLKILCLQGECLYIARKDHPQFLAYIQEKMLIPCLWSMLKSEFCQLAHLAVPQLLHALSLSHGADIFWNLINTNFNNKDWKIRFEAVEKVAVLCRFLDIGAVTKNHLLKYSLAHAFCCFLASVEDVNPAVATRARLLLDTIKRPALQGLCLCMDFQFDTVVRDRPVILSKLLLLHFLKKDVPALSWEFFVNRFETLSLEAQLHLDCNKEFPFPTTITAVRTNVANLSDAAMWKIRRARFARNRQKSVRSLRDSVKGQTVSKRAFSLPESLSNRLPLRLTRQEHSAPTLGDMIEKVLPARFLPHFNPDASAPLVGQTPSPEDDSIIRDLLPEDAGIDHQTVHQLIMVLMKFMSKDQSSAEADIGSAKAFNTVKRHLYVLLGYDQQEGCFMIAPQKMRTSTCFNAFIAGIAQVMDYNISLGKQLLPLVVQVLKYCTCPQLRHYFQQPPRCSLWALKPHIRQMWLKALLVILYKYPYRDMDGSKVVLHLIHITINTLNAQYHSCRPHATAGPLYSDNSNVSRYSEKEKEEDSVFDESDVHDTPTGAANKESQTFFARLKRIGGSKSVKYQPVELNAKKSEIELSEYRESSVLQDSILHCVREESTRKKRLQAMHKQKSLDISNTDSILFNLDEHRRKSCIDRCDLQAAPVILPPSSATSHSRHHGKGSSDGSSVRVEGGDPVDRRGSRGGQSDISKPVIPEVRLSCMETFEDKMDQSSLAGSIQEKDDQDLIDLSSDCTSIPEKHSLLSMSDSDSLVFEPLPPLRIVESDEEYDPNTIISSRLNGSPKVASPASSNTLRLSPVVQVSVEDCASDKTIPDLLVGEEKKPNIVTPSTSLDLPDRQENVCHESPMTLKQKRDLLRKTPRVPDTSLDDMSMTPEEVKTGTGPGTSPSGRTIFLNIPEDKAEALSLPEKSKSNSNDEEEDGDDEEDDDMGDDADSDPKPENTDDNDEAEFKIQIVPRQRKQRKIAVSAIQREYLDISFNTFDKLGGDQTAETDHKVLSLEKPRESASAPTLEAAMPETSHRSSVSTQYRQVKRGSLGTLTMSQLMKRQLEHQSSAPHNISTWETGPTKTSLLSAPSTVSMFVPAPEEFIDEQPTTMSDRCRDCAAVLEEYDEETLSLAVVVLSMFIHLSPDLAAPMLLDIMQSVGRLASSANFSGQAESMLIPGNVAGVAKQFLRCMFHQLAPNGILPQLFQSNIKDGSFLRTLASSLIDFNELSSVAALNMLLEGLNNKKNLPAGGTMLHCLDNIATFMEALPMDSPSNLWPTICNQFQTFLTKLPSVLPLKCPMDSSLRIIICLLKIPTTNATRSLLEPFSKLLSFVIQYGIFSLSYLVELCGLCYKAFNKERDKFYMSRIVVLELLQALKFKSSLPDTNLLLLVQFVCADIGTRLAESTIIQKHMISTLPGCTTAAMECMRQYISELLDFIADMHTLTKLKSHMKACCQPLHEDTFGGNLKVGLAQVAAMEISKGNHRDNKAVVRYLPWLYHPPSTMQQGPKEFIECVSHIRQLSWLLLGSLTHCSLHQGSTSCMPIPLDAGSHIADHLIVILIGFPEQSKTSVLHMCSLFHAFMFAQLWTIYCEQAAAAPSLQNQNQTEFSSIAILTGLEFWSRVTPSILQLMAHNKVMVEMVCLHVISLMEALQECNSTIFVKLIPMWLPMIQSNLKHLSAGLQLRLQAIQNRVNHQNLQGQTSGAPPFALRKWLQCTQFKMAQVEIQSSEAASQFYPM from the exons ATGTCTACGAAGGCAGAGCAGT TTGCCTCTAAGATACGATACTTGCAAGAGTATCACAACCGAGTGCAACACAATATTTACCCTGTGCCCTCCGGAACAGACAttgcaaacacactgaaatactTTTCCCAAACCCTGCTCAG CATTCTGTCCCGCACAGGCAGGAAGGAGAACCAGGAAGCTTCCAATTTGGCCGTGCCCATGACCATGTGTCTTTTTCCTGTGCCATTCCCACTCACCCCATCTCTAAGACCACAAGTCAGTTCCATCAACCCTACAGTTACTCGCTCCCTCCTTTACAGCGTTCTGCGCGATGCCCCATCAGACCGCGGGGGGCAGGGGCAGCAGAGTCGGGACGCTCAGCTCTCAGAGTACCCCTCTCTGGACTATCAGGGCCTCTATGTGACCCTCGTGACCCTGCTTGACCTGGTGCCCCTGCTGCAGCACGGTCAGCATG ATCTGGGACAGTCCATATTTTACACAACAGCTTGCCTCCTGCCATTTCTCAGTGATGACATTCTCAGCACTTTGCCCTACACTATGATCTCCACCTTAGCCACATTTCCCCCTTTCCTCCACAAAGACATCATTGAGTACCTGAGCACCTCTTTCCTCCCTATGGCTATAT TGGGCTCCACTCGGAGGGAGGCTGGAGTTCCGGCCTATGTCAATTTATCTGCTTCCTCTATGCTCATGATTGCAATGCAATACACCTCAAATCCAG TATATCACTGTCAATTGTTGGAGTGTCTAATGAAGCACAAGCAGGAAGTGTGGAAG GACCTTCTTTATGTCATATCTTATGGCCCGTCACAAGTAAAGCCTCCAGCTGTGCAGATGCTGTTTCATTACTGGCCCAACCTGAAGCCACCAGGAGCCATCAGTGAATATAGAGGCCTGCAGTACACAG CCTGGAACCCTATCCACTGTCAACATATTGAGTGCCACAACGCCATCAATAAACCTGCTGTAAAG ATGTGCATAGACCCAACTCTTTCTGTTGCACTGGGAGACAAGCCCCCCCCTCTTTACATATGTGAGGAGTGCAGCCAGAGGATAGCTGG AGACCACGCTGAATGGCTAGTTGATGTACTCCTGCCCCAAG CAGAAATATCTGCCATTTGTCAAAAGAAG AACTGTAGCTCTCATGTTAGGAGGGCTGTGGTCACCTGCTTCTCAGCTGGCTGCTGTGGGCGCCATGGCAACCGGCCTGTCCGCTACTGCAAGCGTTGCCATGTCAACCACCACAGCAGCGAGGTGGGGGCTGCGGCGGAGACCCATCTTTACCAGACCTCGCCCCCACCCATCAACACGCGGGAGTGTGGAGCCGAGGAGCTTGTGTGCACAGTGGAAGCTGTTATTAG CCTTCTCAAAGAGGCAGAAATTCATGCAGAACAACGTGAGTTTGAGCTGAACAGGCGTCGTCAGATGGGCCTGTCCGCCTCCCACCATTCTCTGGACAACATTGAGTTCGATAACAAGGAGGATGACCAGCATGACCAGCGCCTCCTCAGTCAGTTTGGGATCTGGTTCCTG GTGAGCCTGTGTACTCCTAATGAGAACACACCCACAGAGAGTCTGGCTCGTCTTGTGAGCATGGTCTTTCAGTGGTTTCACTCCACCGCCTACATGATGGATGATGAGGTTGGAAGCCTGGTAGAGAAGCTCAAGCCTCAGTTCGTCACCAAGTGGCTGAAGACAGTGTGTGAAGTGCGCTTTGATGTGATGGTTATGTGTCTGCTGCCTAAACCCGCTGAATTTGCCAGG GTGGGAGGTTACTGGGACAAATCATGTAGCACGGTGACTCAGCTGAAGGAGGGCCTGAACCGCATCCTGTGTCTGATACCTTATAATGTTATCAGTCAGCCACTGTGGGAGTGCTTTATGCCTGAATGGCTGGAGGCCATCCGTACTGAAGTGCCCGACCACCAGCTCAAAGAGTTTCGCGAAGTACTCAG CAAGATGTTTGATATTGAGCTGTGCCCCCTGCCTTTCTCCATGGAGGAAATGTTTGGCTTCATAAGCTGCAGATTCTCTGGCTACCCAGCATCTGTACAAGAGCAGGCTTTGCTGTGGCTACAT GTGTTGTCAGAACTGGACATTGTGGTTCCTCTTCAGCTGCTCATTGGGATGTTCTCAGATGGAGTGAACTCACTGAAGGAGCTGGCCAATCAGAGAAAGGCACGTGTCTCAGATCTGACTGGCAACACTGGAACTCGAAGG GTGAGTGTGGTATCTGACCCAGGACGCCGTGGGCAACACAACACCCTCAGCCCTTTCCCCAGCCCCTTCAGGAGCCCATTCCGCAGCCCCCTACGCTGCAGCCCCTTTAAAAACCTGGGTCACGCTACTGGCCACTGCGCCCTGGATCTtgattgtgatgatgatgacatgaATCTTGGCTGCTTCATCCTCATGTTTGACCTCATCCTTAAGCAG ATGGAGCTCCAGGATGATGGTGTGATGCTGGGTCTAGACAGCAGCCTGGGGAAGGATATCGTAGGCATTATCAACAACGTCTTCCAGGCCCCATGGGGGGGCTCACATACCTGTCAGAAGGATGAGAAGGCCCTAGAGTGCAGTCTGTGCCAATCCAGCATCTTGTGCTACCAGCTGGGCTGTGAGCTCCTGGAGAGGCTGACCCCCCGGGAAGAGATACGTCTGGTG GAGCCCACAGATAATTTGGAGGAAACCTTGCTCATGCCTCAACCAGGTTTCTGCTTCGGGGTGGAGAATGAAAGTGAGGAAGGAGACAACCCAAGTGGCACAAACACTGACAACCCAAGTAACCACTCTCCCGATAACGCAC CGATGAAGAACAACTCTGATAAGAAGTTCTCCTACCAGCAGCTGCCTGTCTCCTTGAAGCTTATATACACCATTCTGCAG GAAATGTCAAAGTTCGAGGAGCCTGACATCCTGTTCAACATGCTCAACTGTCTGAAGATCCTGTGTCTGCAAGGAGAGTGTTTGTACATTGCACGTAAGGATCATCCCCAGTTCCTGGCCTATATCCAGGAGAAGATGCTCATCCCGTG tctgTGGTCCATGTTGAAGTCTGAGTTTTGCCAGTTAGCCCATCTGGCTGTCCCTCAGCTCCTTCATGCTCTCTCTTTATCCCATGGGGCCGACATTTTCTGGAACCTCATCAACACAAACTTCAACAACAAAGACTGGAAAATACGATTTGAAGCAG TTGAGAAGGTAGCAGTGTTGTGTCGGTTCCTGGATATTGGTGCAGTGACAAAAAACCACCTGCTGAAATATTCCCTGGCCCATGCTTTCTGCTGCTTCCTGGCGTCTGTGGAAGATGTCAACCCGGCTGTGGCCACCCGGGCCAGACTCCTGCTGGACACCATCAAGAGGCCGGCTCTGCAG GGGTTATGCCTGTGCATGGATTTCCAGTTTGACACTGTGGTGAGGGATCGACCAGTCATTCTCAGCAAACTCCTGCTGTTGCACTTCCTAAAGAAAGACGTTCCTGCACTCAGCTGGGAGTTTTTTGTAAACCGTTTTGAAACATTATCTCTGGAGGCTCAGTTACACCTGGACTGCAACAAGGAATTCCCTTTCCCAACTA CCATCACAGCTGTAAGAACCAATGTAGCCAACCTCAGCGATGCAGCGATGTGGAAGATACGACGAGCTCGTTTTGCCAGGAATCGGCAGAAGAGCGTACGTTCCCTGCGTGACAGTGTAAAGGGACAGACAGTGTCTAAACGGGCTTTTTCACTCCCTGAGTCACTGAGCAACCGTCTTC CTCTAAGGCTTACGAGGCAAGAGCACTCTGCCCCGACACTGGGAGATATGATAGAGAAAGTCCTGCCAG CACGTTTCCTCCCGCACTTTAACCCTGACGCTTCAGCCCCTCTTGTAGGCCAGACCCCCTCTCCAGAGGACGACAGCATCATCAGAGACCTGCTTCCTGAGGACGCCGGCATAGATCACCAGACGGTACACCAGCTGATCATGGTGCTCATGAAATTTATGTCCAAAGACCAAAGCAGCGCCGAAGCCGACATCGGCAGTGCCAAAGCTTTCAACACTGTTAAGCGTCACCTGTATGTGCTGCTGGGCTACGACCAACAGGAGGGCTGCTTCATGATTGCACCTCAGAAGATGCGCACCTCCACCTGCTTCAACGCCTTCATCGCTGGCATTGCACAA GTGATGGACTACAACATTAGTTTGGGGAAGCAGCTGCTCCCTCTGGTGGTCCAGGTGTTGAAGTACTGCACATGTCCTCAGCTGAGACACTATTTCCAACAACCACCTCGGTGCTCTCTTTGGGCCCTGAAGCCACACATCAGACAGATGTGGCTTAAAGCCCTGCTAGTTATTCTCTATAAG TACCCATATAGAGACATGGATGGCAGTAAAGTGGTCCTCCATCTGATCCACATTACCATCAACACCCTGAATGCCCAGTATCACAGCTGCCGTCCCCATGCCACAGCCGGACCCCTCTACAGTGATAACTCCAACGTGAGCCGCTACAGTGAGAAGGAAAAAG aAGAGGACAGCGTATTCGATGAGTCAGATGTTCACGACACGCCGACCGGTGCTGCTAACAAGGAGTCACAGACCTTCTTTGCCCGCCTCAAGAGGATTGGTGGCAGCAAATCTGTGAAGTACCAGCCAGTAGAGCTGAATGCCAAGAAAA GTGAAATTGAGCTGTCAGAGTACCGTGAATCCAGTGTCCTTCAGGACAGCATTCTGCACTGCGTGAGGGAGGAAAGCACCCGAAAGAAGCGGCTGCAGGCCATGCACAAGCAGAAGTCTCTGGATATTTCTAACACAGACTCCATCCTCTTCAATCTCGATGAACACAGACGGAAATCCTGCATTGATCGCTGTGACTTGCAGGCAGCCCCTGTGATCCTTCCCCCGTCCTCGGCCACATCCCACAGCAGACATCATGGCAAAGGGTCCTCAGATGGCTCTTCAGTTCGGGTGGAGGGCGGTGATCCTGTGGACCGACGAGGCTCTCGAGGTGGCCAGTCTGACATCTCCAAGCCTGTCATTCCAGAGGTCCGTCTAAGCTGCATGGAGACCTTTGAGGACAAGATGGACCAGAGCTCCCTTGCGGGATCAATTCAGGAGAAGGACGACCAAGATCTTATCGATCTCTCCTCTGATTGCACATCCATTCCAGAAAAACACTCCTTACTCTCCATGTCTGATAGCGACTCCTTAGTGTTTGAACCATTACCTCCTTTGAGGATTGTGGAGAGCGATGAGGAATATGACCCTAACACTATCATAAGCTCCAGACTTAATGGCAGTCCAAAGGTCGCTTCTCCTGCCAGCAGTAACACCCTAAGACTGTCTCCAGTGGTTCAGGTAAGTGTAGAGGACTGTGCCAGTGACAAGACCATCCCTGACCTTTTGGTAGGAGAAGAAAAGAAGCCAAACATAGTGACTCCCAGCACCTCGCTGGACCTTCCTGACCGGCAGGAAAATGTCTGCCATGAAAGCCCCATGACCCTGAAGCAGAAGAGAGACCTACTGAGGAAGACCCCGCGTGTCCCTGACACCTCATTAGATGACATGTCAATGACTCCCGAAGAGGTGAAAACTGGGACAGGGCCTGGGACAAGTCCTTCTGGAAGGACCATTTTCTTAAACATCCCAGAAGACAAAGCTGAGGCTCTTTCATTACCGGAGAAAAGCAAGAGCAACAGTAACgatgaagaagaagatggtgatgatgaagaggatgacGACATGGGCGATGACGCAGACAGTGACCCCAAACCTGAGAATACAGACGACAATGACGAGGCAGAGTTTAAAATTCAGATTGTTCCCCGACAGCGGAAGCAGAGGAAGATAGCTGTCAGCGCAATCCAGAGAGAATACTTGGACATCTCATTCAACACATTCGACAAGCTGGGTGGGGACCAGACTGCAGAAACTG ATCACAAAGTTTTGTCACTGGAAAAGCCACGTGAATCTGCCTCAGCCCCAACACTTGAAGCTGCTATGCCTGAAACAAGCCACCGCTCTTCAGTATCAA CTCAGTACCGTCAAGTGAAGCGCGGCTCACTGGGAACTCTGACTATGAGCCAGCTAATGAAGAGACAGCTAGAGCATCAATCCAGCGCACCACACAATATCAGCACCTGGGAAACAG GTCCTACAAAAACTAGTCTACTCTCTGCACCAAGCACAGTCAGCATGTTTGTTCCTGCACCTGAAGAGTTCATTGATGAGCAGCCTACCACAATGTCTGACAG ATGTCGGGACTGCGCGGCTGTGCTGGAGGAATATGACGAGGAGACACTCAGCCTTGCAGTGGTTGTTCTTTCCATGTTCATCCACCTCAGCCCCGATCTGGCAGCTCCCATGCTTCTCGACATCATGCAGTCTGTGGGCAG GTTGGCATCTAGTGCCAATTTTTCTGGACAAGCTGAGAG TATGTTGATCCCAGGGAATGTAGCAGGTGTAGCCAAGCAGTTCCTGCGCTGTATGTTTCACCAGCTGGCTCCTAATGGCATCTTGCCCCAGCTTTTCCAGAGTAACATCAAAG ATGGAAGTTTCCTGCGAACACTTGCATCTTCGCTGATAGATTTCAATGAGCTGAGTTCTGTTGCCGCACTCAATATGCTGCTAGAG GGCCTGAACAACAAGAAGAATTTACCAGCAGGGGGCACAATGCTGCACTGTCTGGACAACATTGCCACCTTCATGGAGGCTCTCCCCATGGATTCTCCTAGCAACCTGTGGCCAACCATCTGCAACCAGTTCCAGACTTTCCTTACAAAGCTGCCCTCTGTGCTTCCTCTGAAG TGCCCCATGGATTCCAGCTTGAGGATTATCATTTGTCTCCTGAAAATCCCAACTACAAATGCTACTCGG AGCCTCCTGGAGCCCTTCTCCAAGCTGCTGAGTTTTGTAATCCAGTATGGCATATTTAGTCTCTCCTACCTCGTAGAACTATGTGGACTGTGTTACAAAGCCTTCAATAAG GAGAGAGATAAGTTCTACATGTCTCGCATTGTGGTGTTAGAGCTTCTCCAGGCTCTCAAGTTCAAGTCTTCTCTGCCAGACACAAACTTGTTACTGCTGGTCCAG tttgtttgtgCAGATATCGGTACTCGGCTAGCAGAATCCACCATCATCCAAAAGCACATGATCTCAACACTGCCGGGG TGCACAACAGCAGCAATGGAATGCATGAGGCAATACATAAGTGAGCTCTTGGACTTCATTGCAGATATGCACACGCTAACCAAACTTAAA AGCCATATGAAGGCTTGTTGTCAGCCACTGCATGAGGACACTTTTGGTGGGAAcctgaaagtgggtttggcacAAGTTGCTGCCATGGAGATCAGTAAAGGAAATCACCGTGATAACAAAGCTGTGGTTCGATATCTTCCCTGGCTTTATCATCCACCATCCACCATGCAACAAgg gcCAAAAGAATTCATTGAGTGTGTGTCCCACATCCGTCAGCTGTCCTGGCTTCTTTTGGGCTCCCTGACACACTGTTCCCTACACCAGGGCTCCACCTCCTGCATGCCCATCCCTCTAGATGCTGGCTCCCACATCGCAGATCATCTTATTGTCATCCTCATTGGCTTCCCAGAACAGTCCAAG ACATCGGTGCTGCACATGTGCTCTCTGTTCCACGCCTTCATGTTCGCACAGCTGTGGACAATCTACTGCGAGCAGGCAGCTGCTGCTCCATCCCTGCAGAACCAGAACCAGACAGAGTTTTCTTCAATCGCCATCCTCACTGGCCTAGAGTTTTGGAGTCGGGTTACACCCAGCATCCTGCAGCTCATGGCACACAATAAAGTG